In Salvelinus namaycush isolate Seneca chromosome 16, SaNama_1.0, whole genome shotgun sequence, the sequence tttgaaacaaacacatactgtacacctcacacacatggctatgggctgtaccatgtcagatatagagttgaaatgtattcaattttgagtttgcatcccaatattaagctttatatacatcacagaagactgaaatataacaaaagtgtttgacatagaaacaccagattttcatTGTTTAAATATTAACAACGTTCCACCCAGGAGaccactagagggcgatttggtcatttgactgctgGAAAGAGCTACGTCTATTATTTTACAGAGGGGCATGGTTAATGGTATCTATGAATATGTGTGTAGTGGATGTAGATGTTCTGATCATCTTATGTACTTGTgttccacaggaggctgctgaggggaggacggctcataataatgtctggaatggagctaatggaatggcatcaaacacctggaaaccatgtgttagatgtatttgataccattccacctattcttctcaaccattaccatgagcccatcctgcccaattaaggtgccaccaacctcctatggtgtgtacgtgcatgtgtgtgtggggggcagATTATAAGATGTTAAACGGTGTGAGAAACCCTGCCTGTGTCTCTGGCTGTTTGTGTCTGGCCCAGGCCAGGGGGGATGGTATGTAGGGCATTCACAGCACGCACCACCAATTTAGTATTTAATAGAACTCCCattagccaaggcagcagctactcttcctggggtccaaacaagaATAAAACAATTgcatcacaacaaaacaacagcCTACATCATAAATAAAACTATACATCATACAAGACATGACTACAATATTTATCTATTATAACAAATGTACAATATAAAATGTACAATactacaataatacaacaccacaatgtgtgtgtgtgtgtgtgaatgcatgtgtctcttcacagtccgtgttgtgaggtgttgttttATCAGTTTTTTTAATCCGATTTTACTGCTTGCTTGAGTTGCTTGATGTGGAACAGAGTTCCATTTAGTCATGGCACTATGCAGTACGTTGCGCTTCCCAGAGTCTGTTCTGGAgttagggactgtgaagagacccctggtggcatgtttgTTGgggtatgggtgtctgagctgtgtgttagctgtTTGAACAGTCAGTTCGAATGGtcaaagacagagaggagggggggggttaaGGGGGGTCAGAGGGAAAGAGAATGGGAGAGAAGGGGGGTAGAGGGGGAAAGGGGAGGCGAGGTTCTAGGGTCAGGAATGAGGAGCAGATGCATTATGGGTGATGAAGAGTGAAAAGCAGGGCAAAGGGAATGGTAGAGGAGATATGGAaggtggagaagggagggggggggggtttggggaggaacaagagagaatgagaggatggGGGAGTGGAGGTATGGGTTGAGCAACGGTCAATAGGGAGAAGAGGGACGGGTGAGAGCAACGGGGAGAGTGTGATGGCTCTCTGACATGCAGGTTCAGTATCTCTCCGACACATGATCCCTTCAAATGGAGTTCACTAGTGGAAAAGTAAAGAAGCCTTGTGACTTAGTGAATGAGTGTtaatgcagagagagagtggttaaaAACATATCGGCTGAACATCCTAAGTGTTTTCCTACCAGAGACTGTAAGAGATTAATTACAGTGATGTGACCTGCACCATTCATTAACTATCTGGTTTCACAAGAAAATACAATTTAAACCAGAGTGACATGGTGCAGAAATCATGGGAGCAAACGTGAGGGCAGTGATGTAGACATGATGAAGAGCAGTCTCTGTGATATAGACATGATGAAGAGCAGTCTTTGTAATGTAGACATGATGAAGAGCAGTCTCTGTAATGTAGATATGATGAAGAGCAGTCTCTGTGATGTAGACATGATGAAGAGCAGTCTAGGTAATGTAGACATGATGAAGAGCAGTCTCTGTGATGTAGACATGATGAAGAGCAGTCTTTGTAATGTAGACATGATGAAGAGCAGTCTCTGTAATGTAGATATGATGAAGAGCAGTCTCTGTGATGTAGACATGATGAAGAGCAGTCTCTGTAATGTAGACATGATGAAGAGCAGTCTCTGTGATGTAGACATGATGAAGAGCAGTCTCTGTCCAGTGCTGAAGATCAAGGTCACTGTCAGCCTGTACGGTCACACCTGAAGAATTCAATCTTCAACACCCCCATcttcatcattacacacacacacacacacacacacacacacacagtcttataccttgtggggacacacaattcagtcccattcaaaatcctatttaccctaaccttaaccctaaccctagctcctaaccctaacccttaacgtaattctaaccctaacactaattttaaccttaaccccaaactccctagaaatagcatttgaccttgtggggaccaacaaaatgttcccagttggtcaaatttttgtttgtttactattcttgtgggacTTCTGgttcccacaagaatagttaaacacgtccacgcacgcacgcacgcacgcacgcacgcacgcacacacacacacacacacacagccgtctCTCGGGTCAGCCTGCTGACAGCAGCACTAAAACCCGGTGAACTCTGACCTGGTCACATGCCTGGTTGCCATGGCTACAGCACCTCAGCAACGCTGCAGTAGGTAATTGGTTGTATGTCAGGAAACATTGGACTTGATAGGTATGAGGTCATCCTCAGTTAAGGTCGGGAGGAGGAAGTTATAAAATACATGTTCACTGATGAAGATGAGACACAAAAGGCTCATGAAGATTGAGAGACACAAGGGGCTCCATTTAGATAGCGTGCATGAGCGGGGCTAGTGTCAAAAGAGTCCATAATACAGCAATCATTACGCAGGTTTAGAATGCAACTgtctaatgtaggcctatttgatGCAAACGCAAAAGTGTTGCATTCAATATGCTTTTTGTAAAAATGTCCCCCAGAGATACAGTGTTGTTATCCTCACCGATGAAGATGAGGAGGACCCCCACAGTGACCTGCAGGCTGAGGGAGATGCTGATGAGAGTGATGAGGGGAGTGTACAAGGAGAAGTCTGGCCCCTGCTCCAGGACAGCCTTCAGCTGGGAAGCGTTGGCCATGAGCAGGGCTACGTCCAGCATGCTCTCTGCTGCACTCTTCTTATTGGCATAGTGGTTCATGTTCAGGAGAGCAGAGGGGCTGCCACCGTGCCAGACACCTGTATGGGGGACCTGGAGACACAAACACATGTCAACAATACAATCAGATACACCTGGTTATATTGTTGAAGAACATGCACATAACGCACGTTTTCACATAAACTTCCCATTGACATCAATTCATGATTTAGACTTGCTTTTTAGGTGGAAGTTTAGCTTAGCAAGATTCATCTCACAATGAGACCAAACATAGTCAGTGATCATCTATGATGTGTTAATGCTGTTATCATATGCACCACTATCATATTATAACAGTAAAGGCATTATGAAAGAAACATCCATGTCATGAGTAAACAAACACTCCCATTAAGTGCaggcaaacacacaaacaccttgGCTAAGTCCTAGACTATGAGCTCATCTCTGCGGATATCCCCCCAACCCCGACacccctaacacacacactacgCACCTACACCCCTTCACCCAGTTACACTGCATGCTATctgtatgtttacattgcaaaCCTGTCTATGTTTACAAACACACACTAGTGGCCCAACACTGTGGCTGTGGGGTTAGTGAGGACTTTCCGGGACAGAGGAACAACACCAGGTGCAGGTCGAGGACACTTCAGGACAGGGATTCCTGCCCTGTGTGGGAACTGTACATTAACTTTGTCAACCTGATCATTTAAGTAGCCTACTGAATGTGAATGCATTATATTTTTGTATATGTCATAAAATGAATAATGAATACATTAAAGTCATATTATATGTCTGAGATGAATGGAGGATGTATGATTAAATGAATCAGTTCCTCCAGGTATTGATTCCTCTATGGCTGATGATGTTAGATAGCAGGTCATATGGGGAGTTCAGGGCTGCTCTGATGACTATGTCCCATTTAGCTCCCACCGAGTTCTGTTCAGGGGCCTCAGTTATCAAAGTGCGTGCGCACAAAAAATATGTGCGTCAGTTTTCCCACAAAGGTCGGTATTTATCCATTTTGAACTTGACAGGAAAGTGTGCGCTTCTCCACGCAAATCTCAAACCATGTGTGCACACAAGTTGATCAACTGTATTGCAAGCAAATGTTGTTGTTTAGGTGTACATGAAGGTGTTTGATGCACAGGAATTATAATAATGGTAGGCTAATAAAAACATTAACTCGTTTGCCTAGTGATAAAACAGATGCATTTGCAGTTGGTAAGAAGATCGCATAACAGCATCTCGtctaatatatttattttaattttattataTAGGCCTAAATCATAGTCATATTGCTCTTTTTCTGACATGACTTGTTTATTCCCGCTACACATCAAATATTAGGCTACCATGTATCCATCGCTCATTCAATAGTCACCTATGCGCGAAAGTAAACagactgtaggctacagtattgctGTGCGATAGGAGCGGAACATAATAGCctatttaatctcagagcctatatCAAGGCAGGAGATAGAAATACAATCTATTGATAAACTAAATATTGAACAGGAATTCGTATTTTGTATAGAAGTGTTGGCTGTAGTAGCATTTACTTATAAATTGTTCGAAAGGTCAATCAATCTTGCAGAATACGCAGCAGGTGTTTGGCACTCCCTACACCTGGCATTTTTTTAAAAGTCCCTGCAAAAGATTAAAACATTCTGCCCACACCTCTACAGAAATCTGATGACATTTGCCATTGCGatatatatatttgaaattaTCATTGCCATGTTCCAACACCTCCAAATCATACAGCAAATGAGGGCGTTATGTTACCGTAAAATAGGGAATGGAGGGCGTTTTCCAGGCGGGTTGTAGCGCTCGTTCACGACCCCACGAATATATTATGGTCGGATTATTCATTGAAAAcattcatacagtatatacagtatatgatgcGTGCGACAGTTTGATCAATCCCAATAATTTGTTGCGAACGCAAATCATAGAGTCTCCATGTACGCCATGATTTAGTACAACATTTACGCACGGTtaataaatgaggcccctgacCTAAAGCTGGAATCGttaatggtgaaactgccacaTCCGTTTGGGATGCTACAACAACAAAGCAGTTACTGCAAACAACGAACACTGTTTTTTCCCCCTTGGCCATCATTGCCTGGagatagaacagcagaatatgcACTGCATTTTTTTTTATCACACTGCTCGATGCACCACACCTCTGATAAGTCCACAGAACAAAAACTAGAAGAAAGCTGCTGGGGCGGACAATGGTGCTGTTCCCCTAatgcggattccatctttaaagTGCTGCTGACTAAATGTTTTGCAATGACTGAACAACTAGGCTTCCTGATGAAAGTGAACTTGAAGTCATGCTAAACCATCTCCAATGCATTAACAACCATTCAATGACATTGAACCATTGGATGCAtgtatcccccctctctccaacaGCTGTGGAGGACTGGCTGTTAAATTGTCAGTGCTGTGTCACAGTGCTGTGTACATACaatcttccttccttccctctgttcCAGGAATAGAGACAGTGGATGAGAGGGGCGGTAGGCtttacagcagagagagacagtcagaggtTCTGTTTTAGGAAGGGGAGAACAGAACCCTCTAATTTACCACAGAGCTGAGCTGAATTACCATGCCTTCAGGAAGAAACTGGCAACGTTGGTGCAGTAACCCGAGAGAGATGGGTGTGTTCTCTGCAGTAGCTGGTGTGTTGATTAGCCACCCAATATCCCTTAAATGTTGAGGTGGTTAGGCTATATGATGAGCTTTACAATTATGTGAGGAAACTGTACCCGGCTAGATGCATTTAAAAATCTAAAGTACCCCTGTGCTTTTTGGGGCGTGGCCTGACCTATATTTATGGCATGGCTCCTATTGTGCTGCACATCTGTGCAATGTTCACAAAATATCTGGATCAGGATCCCAGGATCCCATCAGGATATGCTATTGAATCAATCCTGAATAGACATATTAAACCAAGATAAAACCCTTACAACCCAGACTGTGAGCCTTTATAGAGTTAGTGCACTAAGCATTGCAAGGTCACACAAACTAAACAACTCTTAAAAACATACCCTCTGTGTTCCTAAAGAACTGACGTCACACTCGTGTCCTTGTGATAAGTGACAGACACTCATCGgtacaacacaagacatgcaaACAGATAAAATAACACCTTACTGCAcaaaggggactgtg encodes:
- the LOC120061343 gene encoding ninjurin-1-like produces the protein MNHYANKKSAAESMLDVALLMANASQLKAVLEQGPDFSLYTPLITLISISLSLQVTVGVLLIFIVRWNLNDQSKHFRLNVMENLATGLVFVIVVVNVFITAFGVQKPNQKA